A genome region from Trichosurus vulpecula isolate mTriVul1 chromosome 5, mTriVul1.pri, whole genome shotgun sequence includes the following:
- the SLC2A3 gene encoding solute carrier family 2, facilitated glucose transporter member 3: MSSSAKVTCSLLFAVGIAAIGSFQFGYNTGVINAPEQIIKDFINQTLEERNQEPVSEFLLTSLWSLAVAIFSVGGMIGSFSVGLLVNRFGRRNSMLIVNSLALIGGALLGFAKSAKSVEMLILGRLVIGLFCGLSTGLVPIYIGEVSPTNFRGAFGTLHQLGIVVGILVAQIFGLNFLMGTESLWPLLLGFTVIPTVLQSVALPLCPESPRFLLINKMEEDQARTILEKLWGTRDVDRDVNEMKIESAKMAQEKKPTVLDLFRTPSYRQPIIIAIMLQLSQQLSGINAVFYYSTGIFTDAGVKEPIYATVGAGAVNVLFTVVSLFLVERAGRRTLHLLGLGGMTFCTIVMVVAMSLKSAHAWMSYMSIVAIFGYVAFFEIGPGPIPWFIVAELFSQGPRPAAMAVAGCSNWTSNFLVGLLFPTAAKYLGSYVFIVFTFFLTLFFLFTFFKVPETKGRTFEDITQVFESKSQGTISPTLMAEKGPIVDVNSIDPAKESATSAL, from the exons ATGTCATCATCAGCCAAG gtCACCTGCTCCCTCCTCTTTGCTGTTGGTATAGCTGCTATAGGCTCCTTTCAGTTTGGCTACAACACTGGCGTCATTAATGCTCCCGAGCAG ATCATTAAGGACTTTATCAATCAAACTTTGGAAGAGAGGAATCAGGAGCCAGTCTCTGAgtttctgctcacctcactttggTCCTTGGCTGTGGCCATCTTCTCAGTAGGTGGAATGATTGGCTCTTTCTCTGTTGGACTCCTCGTCAACCGATTTGGCAG ACGAAACTCCATGCTCATCGTGAATTCACTGGCACTTATCGGAGGTGCCCTCTTGGGCTTTGCAAAGTCTGCCAAGTCAGTGGAGATGCTGATCCTGGGCCGTTTGGTCATTGGCCTCTTCTGTGGACTTAGCACTGGCCTTGTGCCCATATATATTGGAGAAGTCTCCCCAACTAACTTTCGTGGAGCCTTTGGTACCCTGCACCAACTAGGTATTGTTGTGGGGATCCTCGTTGCCCAG ATCTTCGGACTAAATTTCCTCATGGGAACTGAGTCTCTCTGGCCATTGTTATTAGGCTTTACTGTCATCCCTACTGTTCTGCAATCGGTAGCCCTTCCATTGTGCCCTGAAAGCCCCAGATTCCTACTTATCAATAAGATGGAAGAGGATCAGGCCCGAACAA TTCTTGAGAAATTGTGGGGCACTCGGGATGTAGACCGGGATGTCAATGAGATGAAGATCGAGAGTGCTAAAATGGCCCAAGAAAAGAAACCAACTGTGCTAGACCTCTTTAGGACACCGAGTTATCGACAACCCATTATCATTGCCATCATGCTCCAGCTCTCTCAACAGCTCTCTGGAATTAATGCT GTGTTCTATTATTCTACAGGAATCTTCACAGATGCTGGTGTTAAAGAGCCAATATATGCTACCGTTGGTGCTGGTGCGGTTAATGTGTTATTTACTGTAGTTTCG CTCTTCCTGGTGGAGCGAGCAGGAAGGAGAACGCTTCATCTGTTAGGCTTGGGTGGAATGACCTTCTGTACTATTGTCATGGTTGTTGCCATGTCTCTCAAG TCTGCTCACGCGTGGATGAGCTACATGTCCATCGTGGCTATCTTTGGCTATGTGGCCTTCTTTGAAATTGGACCAGGACCCATTCCTTGGTTCATTGTGGCTGAGCTCTTCAGTCAAGGCCCCCGCCCAGCTGCTATGGCTGTGGCTGGCTGTTCCAACTGGACTTCTAACTTCCTTGTGGGGCTGCTCTTCCCTACTGCTGCG aaATATTTGGGATCCTACGTCTTTATTGTCTTTACCTTCTTCCTGACCCTCTTCTTTCTGTTCACCTTCTTCAAAGTCCCGGAGACCAAGGGCAGAACTTTTGAGGATATTACCCAGGTCTTTGAGAGCAAGAGTCAGGGTACCATCAGCCCCACCTTAATGGCAGAGAAAGGCCCCATTGTGGATGTGAACAGCATTGATCCAGCCAAGGAATCTGCAACCTCCGCACTCTAA